The following coding sequences lie in one Hoplias malabaricus isolate fHopMal1 chromosome 14, fHopMal1.hap1, whole genome shotgun sequence genomic window:
- the LOC136666389 gene encoding H-2 class II histocompatibility antigen, E-S beta chain-like, whose product MNLSLQLLLLLTLTVRTAQTGGYYEYWTNECLTSSSDLTDVELIVTYHFNKDPYIRFNSTVGEFVGYTAHGVKNAERWNKGPEVQQWRAEKDRYCKNNLKGDFSSVLEKTVQPRVELTAEKEPSSGHTAMLVCSAYDFYPRAIDVYWLRDGKRETTHVTATDELADGDWYYQIHSHLEYTPRSGEKISCVVEHASFSGPMTYDWDPSLPESDRNKIAIGASGLVLGIILSAAGFIYYKKKSSGRILVPS is encoded by the exons ATGAACCTGAGTCTGCAGCTGCTGCTCCTCCTGACTCTGACCGTCAGAAcag CGCAGACAGGTGGATATTATGAATACTGGACAAATGAATGTCTCACCAGTTCATCAGATCTGACCGATGTGGAATTGATTGTGACGTATCATTTCAATAAGGATCCGTATATACGGTTTAACAGCACTGTGGGGGAGTTTGTAGGGTACACTGCACACGGAGTGAAGAACGCAGAGCGCTGGAACAAAGGTCCTGAGGTACAGCAGTGGAGAGCTGAAAAGGACAGATACTGCAAAAACAACCTGAAGGGTGATTTCTCCTCTGTTCTGGAGAAGACAG TGCAGCCGAGGGTTGAACTCACAGCAGAAAAGGAGCCCAGTAGTGGACACACGGCCATGTTGGTCTGCAGCGCTTATGACTTCTACCCTCGTGCCATCGATGTGTACTGGCTGAGAGATGGGAAAAGAGAGACCACTCATGTGACTGCCACTGATGAGCTGGCTGATGGAGACTGGTACTACCAGATCCACTCTCACCTGGAGTACACCCCCAGATCTGGAGAGAAGATCTCCTGTGTGGTGGAGCACGCCAGCTTCTCAGGACCTATGACCTATGACTGGG ATCCTTCTCTCCCTGAGTCTGACAGGAATAAGATCGCTATCGGAGCGTCGGGGCTGGTGCTGGGGATCATCCTCTCAGCTGCTGGATTCATCTACTACAAGAAGAAATCCTCAG GGCGGATCCTGGTGCCGAGTTAA